One Prevotella melaninogenica DNA window includes the following coding sequences:
- a CDS encoding SusC/RagA family TonB-linked outer membrane protein, whose product MEKRITLFLFGLILSLGTAFGQAKINGTVVSQDDGEAVIGASVMVQGTTTGTVTDIDGHFTIDVPAGKKLVVSYIGMVTQTVTAKDGMKVVLSNDNHQLTEVVVTGMTQQDKRLFSGAATKIDASKAKLDGMADVSRSLEGRAAGVSVQNVSGTFGTAPKIRVRGNTSIFGSSKPLWVVDGVIMEDIANVDASSLSSGDAKTLISSAIAGLNADDIESFQILKDGSATSIYGARAMAGVIVVTTKKGKAGQSHLSYTGEYTLRLKPSYKNFNIMNSQDQMEVYRELEKKGYLNYAEIANASTSGVYGRMYQLISEYDATKGQFGLENTQDARNAYLRAAEYRNTDWFDQLFSSSIMHNHSVSASGGTDKGQYYASLSAMYDPGWYKSSRVQRYTGNINTTYNINKQVGLNLIANASYRKQRAPGSLSRTIDPSTGAVSRAFDINPYSYSLNTSRTLDPTESYTRNYAPFNIFNELNNNYMDLNVHDFRIQTSIDYKPITKLKLTALVAVKSAASTMEHIVRENSNQALAYRAMGTTTIRDANPYLYTDPDNPFALPESILKEGGILDRTGNHFFGWDTRLSAAYNDVFNDTHIVNLYAGVESNSVDRKATFDREWGMMFDAGEIAKLNYRAFKMFQEQGSDYYGLSNTHIRSLAYFGTGTYSYKGRYQMTGTFRYEGTNYLGKATSARWLPTYNVSGAWNAHEEEWFNKVFKQALTHATFRLSYSLTGDRPPVTNSLPIFTATVPWRPFTSIQETGYDEQFGNKNLTYEKKREFNLGFDFGFLDNRINLTTDFYWRRNSDLIGYVNHPQLGSYNLANVASMKSNGMELSLNTHNIKTKDFSWESNFIFSWTHNEITSLFTHARVIDLVQGTGYSLVGYPVNSIFSIPFAGLNGEGLPTFMNEDGRRTISGLNLQERDQEKIKYLKFEGPADPTTTGSFGNVFRYKNWDLNVFVTYSFGNKVRLNHIFSNRYDDMDALPKEFRNRWTYSGDETMTNIPVIASRRQNRNNSQLDVAYNAYNYSDVRIAKGDFIRMKEISLGYTFPAAMIRTIGVSSLALKLQATNLFLFYSDKKLNGQDPEFFNTGGVAAPVPKQFTLTLRLGL is encoded by the coding sequence ATGGAGAAAAGAATTACTCTCTTTTTGTTTGGTCTTATCCTGTCATTAGGAACAGCGTTTGGTCAGGCAAAGATTAATGGAACCGTAGTTTCTCAGGACGATGGAGAAGCCGTTATCGGTGCATCTGTCATGGTACAAGGTACTACGACGGGTACAGTTACCGATATTGATGGTCACTTCACTATCGACGTTCCTGCAGGAAAGAAACTCGTAGTCAGTTACATTGGTATGGTCACTCAGACCGTAACAGCAAAAGATGGCATGAAGGTTGTCCTCTCTAATGACAATCATCAGCTTACTGAGGTCGTCGTAACGGGTATGACCCAGCAAGACAAACGCCTCTTCTCTGGTGCTGCTACCAAGATTGATGCTTCAAAAGCTAAGCTCGATGGTATGGCGGACGTGAGCCGTTCACTCGAAGGTCGTGCTGCCGGTGTGAGCGTTCAGAATGTGTCTGGTACGTTCGGTACTGCTCCTAAGATTCGTGTTCGTGGTAACACGTCAATCTTCGGTTCATCAAAACCTTTGTGGGTTGTGGATGGTGTCATCATGGAAGACATTGCCAATGTTGATGCAAGTTCGTTGTCATCAGGTGATGCAAAGACTTTGATTTCTTCTGCTATTGCAGGATTGAATGCTGATGACATTGAAAGTTTCCAGATTCTGAAGGACGGTTCTGCTACATCTATCTATGGTGCTCGTGCTATGGCAGGTGTGATTGTTGTAACAACAAAGAAAGGTAAGGCTGGTCAGAGCCATTTGAGCTATACCGGTGAGTACACCCTCCGTTTGAAGCCAAGCTATAAGAACTTTAATATCATGAACTCACAGGACCAGATGGAGGTTTATCGTGAGTTGGAGAAGAAGGGCTATTTGAATTATGCTGAGATTGCTAACGCCTCTACAAGTGGTGTTTATGGTCGTATGTATCAGCTCATCTCTGAGTATGACGCTACTAAGGGACAGTTCGGTCTTGAAAATACACAGGATGCACGTAACGCTTATCTGCGTGCTGCTGAGTATCGCAATACTGACTGGTTCGACCAACTTTTCTCAAGTTCAATCATGCACAACCACTCTGTAAGTGCTTCTGGTGGTACAGACAAGGGTCAGTACTATGCTTCACTCTCTGCGATGTATGATCCGGGATGGTATAAGTCAAGCCGTGTTCAGCGTTACACAGGTAACATCAACACGACTTACAACATTAATAAGCAGGTAGGTTTGAACCTTATCGCTAATGCTTCTTACCGTAAGCAGAGAGCTCCAGGTTCGTTGAGCCGTACGATTGACCCATCAACTGGTGCTGTTAGTCGTGCTTTCGATATCAACCCTTACTCTTACTCTCTGAATACTTCACGTACACTCGACCCAACCGAGTCATATACACGTAACTATGCTCCGTTCAATATCTTCAATGAGTTGAACAATAACTACATGGACTTGAATGTACACGACTTCCGTATACAGACAAGTATTGACTATAAGCCAATAACAAAGTTGAAGCTTACTGCTTTGGTAGCTGTTAAGAGTGCTGCTTCAACGATGGAGCATATCGTTCGTGAAAACTCTAATCAGGCTTTGGCTTATCGTGCAATGGGTACAACAACTATCCGCGATGCCAATCCTTATCTTTATACTGATCCTGACAACCCATTTGCTCTTCCAGAGTCAATCCTCAAAGAGGGTGGTATTCTTGACAGAACAGGTAACCACTTCTTTGGTTGGGATACCCGTCTTTCTGCTGCTTACAACGATGTATTCAATGATACACACATCGTGAACCTCTATGCCGGTGTTGAGAGTAATAGCGTTGACCGTAAGGCTACTTTCGATCGTGAGTGGGGTATGATGTTTGATGCTGGTGAGATTGCTAAGCTCAACTACCGTGCATTCAAGATGTTCCAGGAGCAGGGATCAGACTACTATGGTTTGTCAAATACCCACATCCGCAGTCTTGCTTACTTCGGTACAGGTACCTATTCTTATAAGGGTCGCTACCAGATGACTGGTACTTTCCGTTATGAGGGTACTAACTATCTGGGTAAGGCTACATCAGCTCGATGGTTGCCAACCTATAACGTTTCTGGTGCATGGAACGCACATGAGGAAGAATGGTTTAATAAGGTGTTTAAGCAGGCGTTGACACATGCTACATTCCGCTTGAGCTACTCACTTACTGGTGACCGTCCTCCTGTAACTAACTCATTGCCAATCTTCACAGCAACAGTGCCTTGGCGTCCATTCACTTCTATTCAGGAGACTGGTTACGATGAGCAGTTCGGTAACAAGAACCTTACCTACGAGAAGAAGCGTGAGTTCAACCTTGGTTTCGACTTTGGATTCCTTGACAACCGTATCAATCTTACAACTGATTTCTACTGGCGTCGCAACAGTGACCTTATTGGTTACGTGAACCATCCACAGTTGGGTTCTTATAACCTTGCTAACGTGGCTTCAATGAAGTCTAATGGTATGGAGCTTTCATTGAATACACATAACATCAAGACAAAGGACTTCAGTTGGGAATCTAACTTTATCTTCTCATGGACACACAATGAGATTACAAGTCTCTTTACCCATGCACGTGTTATCGACCTCGTACAGGGAACTGGTTATAGTCTTGTAGGTTATCCTGTAAACTCTATCTTTAGCATCCCATTTGCTGGACTCAATGGTGAGGGTTTGCCTACATTCATGAACGAGGATGGTAGAAGAACAATCTCTGGTCTTAACCTCCAGGAGCGTGATCAGGAGAAGATTAAGTATCTGAAGTTCGAAGGTCCTGCCGACCCAACTACAACGGGATCATTCGGTAACGTCTTCCGTTATAAGAACTGGGACCTCAACGTATTCGTTACTTATAGCTTTGGTAATAAGGTTCGTTTGAACCATATCTTCAGTAACCGCTATGACGATATGGATGCTCTGCCTAAGGAGTTCCGTAATCGCTGGACATACAGTGGCGATGAGACTATGACTAATA
- a CDS encoding putative transporter: protein MDWLIDIFSAAKQDTVAHIMLLYSIVIALGIYLGKIKIGGISLGVTFVLFVGILAGHIKFTGPIPVLTFVQDFGLILFVFMIGLQVGPGFFESFGKGGLKLNILSTVAILLNVLVMFACYYIFFDTQDKTNLPMMVGTLYGAVTNTPGLGAANEALHSVFKNGMDFDIASGYACAYPLGVVGIISATIAIRYICKVNLQEENEKLNEEEAENPHAKPYTMYLKVQNAYIAGRKLEEISEFLNRDFVCTRLMHEGVLSVPTLDNIFELGDEILVVSAEGDAAAIRAFIGPEIEVDWHEEDQPQQLVSRRIVITNSKINGKTLGDMHFRSVYGVNVTRISRQGMDLFAGRNHRFIVGDRIMVVGPEENVNRVASMMGNSEKRLNAPNIATIFVGIIVGIIFGTLPIAIPHMPVPMKLGLAGGPLVIAILIGRFGYRMGLVTYTTTSANMMLREIGLALFLASVGIKAGATFWDTVVQGDGLKYVYTGFIITIVPILIVGTIARLKYKFNYFTIMGMLAGTYTDPPALAYANSICAGEAPAIGYSTVYPLSMFLRIFLAQVIVLFFCQI from the coding sequence ATGGACTGGTTAATTGATATTTTTTCGGCAGCGAAACAGGATACGGTAGCCCATATTATGCTATTGTATTCTATTGTCATTGCCTTGGGTATCTACCTTGGCAAAATTAAAATTGGAGGTATTTCGCTTGGCGTTACCTTTGTGTTGTTTGTGGGCATTCTTGCTGGTCACATTAAATTTACAGGACCTATCCCCGTATTGACCTTTGTACAAGACTTTGGATTGATTCTTTTCGTCTTTATGATTGGTCTGCAAGTCGGACCAGGCTTCTTTGAAAGTTTCGGTAAAGGTGGTCTGAAGTTGAACATTCTTTCGACGGTGGCAATCCTGCTCAACGTCCTTGTGATGTTTGCTTGTTACTACATTTTCTTTGACACGCAGGACAAGACAAATCTTCCTATGATGGTCGGCACGCTCTATGGTGCTGTGACGAACACTCCTGGTCTTGGTGCTGCGAATGAAGCACTCCACAGTGTCTTCAAGAATGGCATGGACTTCGACATCGCTTCTGGTTATGCTTGTGCTTATCCTTTGGGTGTGGTTGGTATAATCAGTGCGACGATTGCTATCCGTTATATCTGCAAGGTAAACCTTCAAGAGGAGAATGAAAAGCTGAATGAGGAAGAAGCTGAGAATCCTCATGCAAAGCCTTACACAATGTATTTGAAGGTACAAAATGCGTATATCGCAGGTCGTAAGCTCGAAGAAATATCAGAATTCCTTAATCGTGACTTCGTTTGTACACGTCTTATGCACGAAGGTGTATTGTCTGTTCCTACCTTAGATAATATTTTTGAGTTAGGCGATGAGATTCTCGTTGTCAGTGCAGAGGGTGACGCAGCTGCTATCCGTGCTTTCATCGGTCCAGAGATTGAAGTAGACTGGCACGAGGAAGACCAGCCACAACAGTTGGTTAGCCGTCGTATTGTTATCACCAATAGCAAGATTAACGGAAAGACTTTGGGCGATATGCATTTCCGTTCAGTATATGGCGTGAACGTAACACGTATCAGCCGTCAGGGTATGGACCTCTTTGCTGGTCGCAATCACCGTTTTATCGTGGGTGACCGTATCATGGTTGTTGGTCCAGAAGAGAACGTAAACCGCGTTGCTTCTATGATGGGTAACTCTGAAAAGCGCCTTAACGCACCAAATATTGCAACCATCTTCGTTGGTATCATCGTCGGTATCATCTTCGGTACGTTGCCAATTGCGATTCCTCACATGCCTGTACCAATGAAACTCGGTCTTGCAGGTGGTCCGTTGGTTATCGCTATTCTTATTGGTCGTTTTGGTTATCGAATGGGACTTGTGACCTATACTACAACGTCAGCGAATATGATGCTCCGTGAAATTGGTTTGGCACTCTTCTTGGCTTCTGTAGGTATCAAGGCAGGAGCAACCTTCTGGGACACTGTAGTACAGGGTGACGGATTGAAGTATGTGTACACAGGTTTTATCATAACGATTGTTCCAATCCTTATTGTCGGCACTATTGCTCGTTTGAAGTATAAGTTCAATTACTTCACAATTATGGGTATGCTTGCCGGAACCTATACCGACCCACCAGCCTTGGCTTATGCTAACTCTATCTGTGCAGGTGAGGCTCCAGCTATAGGTTACTCAACAGTTTATCCGCTCAGTATGTTCCTTCGAATCTTCCTCGCGCAGGTAATTGTACTATTCTTCTGCCAGATTTAG